CCTTATCTTCAAACTCGTGAATATTAGGTATAAGCGGCTTACGCGGTTCAAAACTACCCAGACCACCAGCAATTGCAACCACCTTAGTGTGGTGTTGTGTTCCTTTATTTGTAGTTACTATAAAGCTACCGTCATCTTGCTTATCTATGGTTTCTGCACGCTCGCCTAAAGTGAAACCTGGTTGAAACTGTTTTCCCTGCTCAATTAAATTGTCAATTAATTTTCCTGCCATCACTTCAGGAAAACCGGGAATATCGTATATAGGTTTTTTAGGATAAATCTCTGACAACTGTCCGCCAGGTTGTGCAAGTGCATCAATTATATGGCACTTAAGCTTTAATAAACCGGCTTCAAAAACGGTAAATAATCCTGTAGGTCCTGCTCCAATTATAAGTATATCTGTCTTTATCATCTTCTTAATTCTTTGAGCTCTTACAGCTCCTCATTCAACTTTATCTTTAATTTTTGGAAATCAATCCTTTTGTAAATTCGTTAAGGGTTTCCACTTTTTCTTCAAAATCCCCTTTTATGGTTTTTCTATATTCGTTGATATTTTTAACCATATCATCAATATTTTCGGGTATCACATCCTCAAAAAACTGCCTTAAGCGTTTTGCTGTGGTTGGTGACTTTCCATTAGTCGAGATTGCAATTTTAACATTACCTTTTGTTACAATACCCCCCATATAAAAATCACAAAGCTCTGGTACGTCTGCTATATTACAGAGTAAAAAACGCTTTCTCGCCGCTCTGTAAATGCGTTTATTTACTGCAGGGCTATCTGTTGTAGCAATTACTATGTGACGCTTTTTAAGCATCGAACGTGTAAATCGTTTTTTAGTGATTTTTACATTAAATGTACTTGCTAGAGCTAAGGTTTCAGGTCTAAAAAAAGGAGCGACCATCTCAACAACAGCGTCAGGACTTGATTTTGTGAGAAACGTCAATTTTTCTAATGCTACATTACCTCCACCTACGATGAGGATTTGTAGGTTACGTACTTTTAAAAAAACCGGGTAAAGGGTATTATTCTCTTGAGGATCAATTATCATACGCTGTATATTCTAACTGCAAATTTAGCAATTGTGCACGATGTCTTACCACTTCACCTATCACAATAATTGATGGGTTAGTAAGTTTTAACTCTTGCACTACAGATTCTATGGTATCAATAGTGCCCACACCTATGCGCTCTTCTGCAGTTGTACCATTCTGAATAATTGCAACAGGGGTTTCATTTTTTCCGCTTTTGCGAAATAAATTTGTAATCTCTCCCAACTTGCTCATTCCCATAAGGATTACAACTGTAGCAGAGGATTGTGCTGCAAGTTTTACATCTTCAGAAAGGTTATGATCTTTAGTTGTACCTGTAATAACCCAAAAACTTTCAGAACTTCCTCGTTTAGTTAAAGGTATATTTTGATATGCCGGTACCGCAAGAGACGAAGATATACCCGGTACCATTGCTACCTCAATTCCGGCAGCTGCAGCGATTTCCATCTCTTCTGCACCTCGTCCAAAAATAAAGGGATCGCCACCCTTTAAGCGTACCACGTGGCCGTGACTTCTTGCACGTGAAATAATTAAATCATTAATCTGATCCTGCTGGTATGCGTAACATCCTTTGCGTTTCCCTACAAATATAAGTTCAGCATTTTGGGCATATTCAAGAAGTGATGGGTTTACAAGTGCATCGTAAAGAACAACATCTGCGCTTTGCAAGGCTTTCACCCCTTTCAACGTAAACAACTCAACATCTCCAGGCCCGGCTCCTACTACGGTAAGTTTTGGATTGTTAATTGGCATGAGCTAGTTGATTTTTTCGGTAAACATCTGCCCTGCTAAAGAATGCATTTGCATCAGAAAGATACGATTCAGCAAAGTCTTTAGTTGGCTCGTTATTCTGTATTTGATAAACTAATTCTGCAAAGGTTTTATCTATGGAAAGTGTAGCGTCTTCCTTAAACGTCTCATCAAATTCAGCAATAATATTTGCCTGTGTATTTGTCTTTACATTTTCTGAAAGTAAAATCGCCTTAGCTCCATTAACCAGACTTGCATACGTATGATATACGCTATCTGCCCAGCGTTTTTCTTCAAAAGATTCTATCGCACTTCCCAGTTTATCTTTAGCTTCTAAAAGTAGTGTTTGCACCAGATCAATTACTACACCAGCACACTCACCTACTCCTACTTCCTGAATATACTTCTCATCATTACCCCAGTCTATAAAGTCTGATGCAACCAGGTTGTCTGTATCTGAAAACGGTTTTAAGAAATCATAAAAATAACGCTGCCCCTTCTCATCATAATAACTTAGAAAATCTAAATCACCAGCATTCTCCTTATAATCATCAAGAATTCCACGTAGCGCCTGAGGTCCTCGTTTACTAGGAATTTTTATGACTTTATCTGCAAAACGACCCTGACCATCACCAACTACACCACCACCTAATAAAACCTGAAGTGCGGGAGCTACTAATTTATCTGGAGTACGTACAGACATCCCCTGAAAACCAATGTGTGCCATATTATGTTGCCCACAGGCATTCATACAACCACTTATCTTAATCGTGATTTCTTTATTGTTTAAATATTCAGGATATTCTGCAATAAGAACATCTTCTAATTTATCTGCAATACCGGTACTACTTGCAATCCCTAAATTACAAGTGTCTGTACCGGGACATGCAGTAATATCTGCGGTAGTTTCATATCCCGGACGAGCAAAACCAAGATTGGCTAGTTGTGAGTAGAAAAAAGGAATTGCCCCTTCCGGTATATGTCTTAATAAGATATTTTGACGCAGGGTGAATCGCAACTCATCACCTGCATATTTTTTAATTAATCCTGCTAAAGCACGTGCCTTTTCAGTAGAAAAATCACCTAATTTAACTTTGATTCCTATAGCTACTAATCCGTTTTGCTTTTGCTTAAAAACATTGGTAGCTTTCCAGGCTGCATAAGCTTTAAGGTCTTCAATTGTTACCTGTGGTGCTTCCATTAAAGGAGCTGTAATTTCTTTTTCAAATTCTGCGGTATCAATCTCAAAAGTTTTATAAGCAAGTGCTTTCTGCTCTTCTTCCACTAAGGCCATAAAACCATCTACTCCCAGATCTTTTATAAGGAATTTCATACGTGCCTTAAGACGACGTGCACGCTCACCGTGACGGTCAAAAACACGTAACACACCTTCAATTAAAGGAATTAGTTGGTTCACCGGTAAAAACTCATGTAAGGTATCTGCGTGACGCGGTTGTGATCCTAAACCACCACCCAACATCACTTTAAAACCACGTGCACCATCTTTAATCTTGGGTATAAAACCTAAATCATGAATAAATGCCAATGCAGAATCATCGTCTGTAGATGAAAACGACATTTTAAATTTTCTACCCATTTCCTGAGAAATAGGGTTCCGTAGAAAATACTGAAAAGTCGCGTGAGCATATGGTGTCGTATCAAACGCTTCATCAGGATTTATACCTGCATCTGGACTTGCAGTAACGTTACGTACGGTATTACCACAAGCTTCACGAAGTGTTACATCACTTTTCTCAAGTTCTGCCCACAATTCTGGAGTACGATCTAAACTCACATAGTGAATCTGAATATCCTGACGTGTGGTTATATGTAGTTTTCCTCTAGAATACTCATCAGAAACATCAGAAATACGCAAAAGCTGATCACTAGTAACCTTACCATAGGGTAATTTTATACGTATCATCTGCACTCCTTCCTGACGCTGACCGTAAACACCTCTTGCAAGTCTAAGACTTCTAAAACGCTCTTCATCTATCTTTCCATCTTTAAAAAGCTTGATTTTACGCTCAAGTTCTATGATGTCTTTTTCTACAACCGGGTTTTCTATTTCTGTTCTGAAGCTTTGCATAGCTTTTGTATTATATTTTTATAATTCATTTTAATCCTATGGGTGAAATAGGATTTTAGCAAAAAAGGATGCTTAAAATTATCATCCTTTCATCTGCGATTGTTAACCTATAAAACCAACTCCAGCAGTTGTGTTGCTCTGTGTATCAATTAAGATAAAAGAACCCCCTGCTTTATTATCGGCGTAATTGTCAAAAAATAAATTCTTACTCAATTTAAAGTTAACCTTACCTATCTCGTTTAGCGTGAGTTGATTTTTAGAAGTATCTTCTCCAGAATAATCAGTGGCAATAATACTTTCTATACTATCTATCTTGGCTAAAATTCGGTTCGAGTTATGCTGTATCTCATATTTTGCACCGGGAACTAATGCTTTCCCATCCATCCAACAAACTGCTGCTTTTAATGTCTTAGAAGATTGTGGCACCTCATCAGACTTCACTAAAACATCACCTCTAGTCACATTTATATCGTCTTCTAACGTAATAGAAACCGAACTTCCTGCTATAGCCTCATCATACTGCTCATTAAAAAATTCTATAGTTTTAATTTTAGAAGAAGTTAATGATGGGAGAACCGTTACAGCATCTCCTACTTTAAGACTGCTTCCATAAATTTTACCTGCATAACCGCGATAATCGTGAAATTCATCTTTTTTAGGTCGTATAACTGTTTGTACAGGAAAACGAGCTGCTGTTAATTCATCTTGCTCGGGCTGTAGTTCTTCAAGATAATCCAGAACACTCACCCCATCATACCAGGACATAACATTTGTTTCCTTTGCAACATTATCCCCTTTTAACGCACTTATAGGAATAAAAGTTATCTGCTGATCGTCATAACTACTTTGAGCATTAAGCTTCTCAAAATCTGCTTTAATATTCTCAAAAACCTGTTGATCGTAATCAACCAGATCCATTTTATTTACCGCAACAATCACATGTTTTACGCGCAGCAAATTATTGATAAAAAAATGGCGGTACGTTTGTTCGATCACGCCTTTACGAGCATCTATTAATATGATTGAAGCCTGCGCCTGTGAAGCACCGGTAACCATATTACGCGTATATTCTACGTGACCCGGTGTGTCTGCAATGATGTAACTTTTCTTTTTTGTAGAAAAATAAATGTGAGCCACGTCAATGGTAATTCCTTGTTCACGTTCTGCTACTAAACCATCTGTAGCTAACGAAAAATCAAGATAATCGTATCCTTTTTTCTTACTGTTGCGCTCAATGGCCTCAAGTTTATCGTCTGTTAGCGACTTTGTATCGTAAAGCAAGCGCCCTATCAAGGTACTTTTTCCATCATCTACACTACCTGCTGTTGCTATTTTTAGAACTTCCATTTTTATATTTCCCGTCCCTCTTTATGAGAAAGAGTTTTGTGGGTATTTTTAATTCGTATTCGTTTTCTTTAAGCCTATTGAATATTCTCGTGTCTTATAAGACTAAAAATACCCTTGTTGCTTGCGCTTTTCCATTGCTGCTTCAGAGCGCTTATCATCTATACGTGCTCCTCGTTCTGAAATAGTAGAAACTTTAATTTCACTAACAATACGTTCTATTGTGTCTGCTTCAGATTCTACAGCCGCCGTACACGTCATATCGCCTACCGTTCTAAAACGTACAATACGCTCTAAAACTTCTTCATCTTCTTCTCTATATACATACTTTGATGCACTCCAGATTAAACCGTCACGCACAAATGTTTTACGCTTGTGCGAAAAATATATAGATGGAATTTCAATTTGCTCTTGCTCTATATAACTCCATACATCAAGTTCTGTCCAGTTTGAAATAGGGAAAACACGTACGTTTTGACCGATTTCAATCTTTCCGTTTAAAAGATCGAATAACTCTGGACGCTGATTTTTCTCATCCCATTGTCCAAAATCATCTCGTACCGAAAAAATACGTTCTTTAGCTCTTGCTTTTTCTTCGTCACGACGTGCGCCACCTATACAAGCATCAAATTTAAATTCTTCAATTGCATCTAAAAGTGTCGTGGTCTGAAGCATATTTCGGCTTGAATATTTACCGGTTTCTTCAGTTACTTTACCTGCATCAATCGCATCCTGTACGTTGCGCACAATTAAATTCAACCCTAATTCTTCTACGAGACGATCTCTAAATTCTATAGTTTCAGGGAAGTTATGACCGGTATCAACGTGCAAAAGTGGAAACGGAATTTTACCCGGATAAAAAGCTTTTTGCGCTAAACGCACTAAGGTAATACTGTCCTTTCCTCCTGAAAATAACAATACCGGATTTTCAAACTGAGCCACTACTTCTCTAAAGATGTAAATAGCTTCGCTTTCTAATGCATTTGTTTTTAAAATCTTACTCATTGTATGCTTGTTTTAGGCGTGTAAGCCACACTCCCGATTCTCCAAAACTTTTGTTGGATCAAAATATTTATGTTCGTTTGGCAGGTTGTGTTCTGCCAAAAAAGTATCTAATTCTTCGTCGCTATAGTAGTAAAACGGACTCACTTTTAATACACCATCAGCTCCCAGACTCAATATATCTAAGTTGTCACGATGTGCCGTTTGCCCCTTTCTAAGATTTGTAAACCACACATCTGGTTTATGATTTGCCATAGCTCTTTTAAATGGCTCAAGCTTTACCTGCTCTGTAAACACCTTATGTAATGGATCGTCTATTTGCGGAATACCCATTACAACATCTCGATGTGAAGTTGTTTGTTTTGGGACATATAAGTCAACGCTCAACTCGAGAAGCTTAATAACCTCTTCAGCGTGTCTATAGGTATTAGGTGTATTATAACCCGTATCACACCACACTACCGGAATATCTTTTTGAGCCTTGCTGGCCGCAAATAATATTGCAGCTTCATAAGGTCTAAAATTAGTAGTAACCACAGGATTGTTTGCATTCTCAACAGCCCATTCTGCAATTTCTAAAGGCGATTTAGCTCTCAAATCAGCATTTAACTGCTGTAGTTCTTCAGTTGAATAACTCATTATTTACCCCAGTTTATAGTGTTCCAAAGACGCTCGTGAAAAAAGTATAATACCATTTTAGTAACTAATTCAATAGCTCCTATAGAAAATGCCAAAGCCAGTGTTCCGGTTACAAACCAGGAAATTAGTATGGTATCTATAGTACCCACTAACCTCCAGCTAATAGATTTAACAACACTTCGTAAAGGTTTCTCTGAAGTGGTATCTTTTTTATAGGTCGCCTTCTCTGGCTTGTCTGTGCGGCTTTCGCTATATACGTGATCTAAAATCATATCTCAACTACTAAATTCTGTATTTTACTTTAATCCTATCGATTTAGTAGGATTATAAAGCAAAAGTATACTTCGTGCCTTTTGTGACCAAATATTTTAGATATTTTTTTGAAACTTTTAAGTGATTTTCAGCATTTAAGCGATAAATCAAGAATTCTGCAACTATTCCTTTATTAGATCTGCTAATGTGTTATTATTAAGCACAGCCAGATTACTGTCTCGTAACTGCACCATTAAACTATGTACCGAACATGCGGTCTCATCAGGGCAATCATCACATTTTTCGTAGAAATTTAAACTTACACAAGGCACCATAGAAACCGGACCTTCAAGAATACGCATCACCTCAACCATTTTAATGTCTGCCGGTTGTCTGCGTAGATAGTAGCCACCACCTTTTCCTTTCTTACTTCCTAAAAAACCGGCTTTACGCAAGGTAAGCATAATGCTTTCTAGAAATTTTTGAGAGATATTTTCACTCTTAGCTATGGCTCCTATTTGCACAGGATCTTCACCCTTATGCTTTGCCACATAGGCTAGCGCCTTTAAACCGTACTTTGTTTTTTTAGATAACACAGCCTAAAAGTATGCAAAAAGTTATTATTCTAAGCTTTTAAGGCTTGATCCAGATCTGCAATGATATCTTCTACGTGCTCAAGACCTACCGAACAACGTACTAAACCATCTGTAATACCTACTTCGAGGCGGTCTTCTTCAGCCAATTTACTGTGCGTAGTAGAAGCGGGATGCGTAACAATCGTGCGGGTATCTCCTAGATTTGCTGAAAGCGAGCACATTTTAATCGCATTTAAGAAATTACGACCGGCATCAATGCCTCCTTTTACTTCAAAGGCAACAATGTTACCTCCTAAACGCATTTGTTTTTTAGCCACTTCGTACTGAGGATGTGATTTTAAGAAGGGATATTTTACCATATTCACTTTATCGTGGCTTTCTAAGAACTCCGCAACTTTAAGTGCGTTTTCGCAATGACGATCTGCTCGCACGTGAAGTGTTTCTAAACTTTTTGAAAGCACCCAGGCATTAAACGGTGATAATGCCGGCCCGGTATTACGGGCAAATAAATAAATCTCACGTACTAAATCTGAACGCCCTACAGTCACGCCACCTAAAACGCGCCCCTGACCATCAATCATTTTTGTTGCAGAATGAATTACCAAATCTGCACCAAATTTAATAGGCTGTTGTAAATACGGAGTCGCAAAACAGTTATCAACTACAAAAATAAGATTGTGCTTTTTTGCTAAGTCCCCTAAATACTGAAGATCCAAGACATCACAACCGGGGTTTGTAGGCGATTCTACATAAAGAATTTTAGTTTCGGGCTTGATGAGACGTTCTGCTTTATCTACCTCATCTACTTTAAAATAAGAGGTTTCAATATTCCATTTTGGAAGGTATTTTGTAAAGAGCGTATGGGTAGATCCAAAAACTGAACGTGCTGAAACAATATGATCGCCACTATCTAAAAGCGCAGCAAAAGTTGAAAACACCGCTGCCATACCTGTTGCAAATGCATAACCAGATTCGGCTCCCTCCAGCTTGCAGATTTTATCTACAAACTCACTGGTATTTGGGTTTGTAAAACGGCTGTAAATATTACGGTCTTTCTCTTCGGTAAACGATGCGCGCATATCTTCTGCATCCTCAAAAACAAAACTGGAAGTAAGGTATAAAGGCACAGAATGCTCTAAAAATTCACTTCGGTTTAATTGGGTGCGTATCGCTTCAGTTTCAAAATGCTTGCTCATTACTTTCTTAGATGTTAGATAATAGACATTAGATTTGAGATACTCGTTTTGATGATCTAATCAGATGTCTAAAATCCTGTTTCATTTTTTTGTGGTCTTTAAAAGGTTAGAACGTTTAATCGTAATATCGTTAATCCCCTCTTATACTTCACTTTAAGACCCTTTCTTTTCTATTTTGTATTCTTTTATCTAAAATCTTAAGTCTTAGATATCAAATCTACTCGACTTCTTCGCCGTTTAAAAACACCTTGTAAGTGAT
The sequence above is a segment of the Leeuwenhoekiella sp. MAR_2009_132 genome. Coding sequences within it:
- a CDS encoding bifunctional precorrin-2 dehydrogenase/sirohydrochlorin ferrochelatase — its product is MIIDPQENNTLYPVFLKVRNLQILIVGGGNVALEKLTFLTKSSPDAVVEMVAPFFRPETLALASTFNVKITKKRFTRSMLKKRHIVIATTDSPAVNKRIYRAARKRFLLCNIADVPELCDFYMGGIVTKGNVKIAISTNGKSPTTAKRLRQFFEDVIPENIDDMVKNINEYRKTIKGDFEEKVETLNEFTKGLISKN
- the cobA gene encoding uroporphyrinogen-III C-methyltransferase codes for the protein MPINNPKLTVVGAGPGDVELFTLKGVKALQSADVVLYDALVNPSLLEYAQNAELIFVGKRKGCYAYQQDQINDLIISRARSHGHVVRLKGGDPFIFGRGAEEMEIAAAAGIEVAMVPGISSSLAVPAYQNIPLTKRGSSESFWVITGTTKDHNLSEDVKLAAQSSATVVILMGMSKLGEITNLFRKSGKNETPVAIIQNGTTAEERIGVGTIDTIESVVQELKLTNPSIIVIGEVVRHRAQLLNLQLEYTAYDN
- a CDS encoding HEPN domain-containing protein, with product MQSFRTEIENPVVEKDIIELERKIKLFKDGKIDEERFRSLRLARGVYGQRQEGVQMIRIKLPYGKVTSDQLLRISDVSDEYSRGKLHITTRQDIQIHYVSLDRTPELWAELEKSDVTLREACGNTVRNVTASPDAGINPDEAFDTTPYAHATFQYFLRNPISQEMGRKFKMSFSSTDDDSALAFIHDLGFIPKIKDGARGFKVMLGGGLGSQPRHADTLHEFLPVNQLIPLIEGVLRVFDRHGERARRLKARMKFLIKDLGVDGFMALVEEEQKALAYKTFEIDTAEFEKEITAPLMEAPQVTIEDLKAYAAWKATNVFKQKQNGLVAIGIKVKLGDFSTEKARALAGLIKKYAGDELRFTLRQNILLRHIPEGAIPFFYSQLANLGFARPGYETTADITACPGTDTCNLGIASSTGIADKLEDVLIAEYPEYLNNKEITIKISGCMNACGQHNMAHIGFQGMSVRTPDKLVAPALQVLLGGGVVGDGQGRFADKVIKIPSKRGPQALRGILDDYKENAGDLDFLSYYDEKGQRYFYDFLKPFSDTDNLVASDFIDWGNDEKYIQEVGVGECAGVVIDLVQTLLLEAKDKLGSAIESFEEKRWADSVYHTYASLVNGAKAILLSENVKTNTQANIIAEFDETFKEDATLSIDKTFAELVYQIQNNEPTKDFAESYLSDANAFFSRADVYRKNQLAHAN
- a CDS encoding sulfate adenylyltransferase subunit 1 produces the protein MEVLKIATAGSVDDGKSTLIGRLLYDTKSLTDDKLEAIERNSKKKGYDYLDFSLATDGLVAEREQGITIDVAHIYFSTKKKSYIIADTPGHVEYTRNMVTGASQAQASIILIDARKGVIEQTYRHFFINNLLRVKHVIVAVNKMDLVDYDQQVFENIKADFEKLNAQSSYDDQQITFIPISALKGDNVAKETNVMSWYDGVSVLDYLEELQPEQDELTAARFPVQTVIRPKKDEFHDYRGYAGKIYGSSLKVGDAVTVLPSLTSSKIKTIEFFNEQYDEAIAGSSVSITLEDDINVTRGDVLVKSDEVPQSSKTLKAAVCWMDGKALVPGAKYEIQHNSNRILAKIDSIESIIATDYSGEDTSKNQLTLNEIGKVNFKLSKNLFFDNYADNKAGGSFILIDTQSNTTAGVGFIG
- the cysD gene encoding sulfate adenylyltransferase subunit CysD, translating into MSKILKTNALESEAIYIFREVVAQFENPVLLFSGGKDSITLVRLAQKAFYPGKIPFPLLHVDTGHNFPETIEFRDRLVEELGLNLIVRNVQDAIDAGKVTEETGKYSSRNMLQTTTLLDAIEEFKFDACIGGARRDEEKARAKERIFSVRDDFGQWDEKNQRPELFDLLNGKIEIGQNVRVFPISNWTELDVWSYIEQEQIEIPSIYFSHKRKTFVRDGLIWSASKYVYREEDEEVLERIVRFRTVGDMTCTAAVESEADTIERIVSEIKVSTISERGARIDDKRSEAAMEKRKQQGYF
- a CDS encoding phosphoadenosine phosphosulfate reductase family protein, giving the protein MSYSTEELQQLNADLRAKSPLEIAEWAVENANNPVVTTNFRPYEAAILFAASKAQKDIPVVWCDTGYNTPNTYRHAEEVIKLLELSVDLYVPKQTTSHRDVVMGIPQIDDPLHKVFTEQVKLEPFKRAMANHKPDVWFTNLRKGQTAHRDNLDILSLGADGVLKVSPFYYYSDEELDTFLAEHNLPNEHKYFDPTKVLENRECGLHA
- a CDS encoding DUF2061 domain-containing protein is translated as MILDHVYSESRTDKPEKATYKKDTTSEKPLRSVVKSISWRLVGTIDTILISWFVTGTLALAFSIGAIELVTKMVLYFFHERLWNTINWGK
- a CDS encoding RrF2 family transcriptional regulator, coding for MLSKKTKYGLKALAYVAKHKGEDPVQIGAIAKSENISQKFLESIMLTLRKAGFLGSKKGKGGGYYLRRQPADIKMVEVMRILEGPVSMVPCVSLNFYEKCDDCPDETACSVHSLMVQLRDSNLAVLNNNTLADLIKE
- a CDS encoding trans-sulfuration enzyme family protein, whose product is MSKHFETEAIRTQLNRSEFLEHSVPLYLTSSFVFEDAEDMRASFTEEKDRNIYSRFTNPNTSEFVDKICKLEGAESGYAFATGMAAVFSTFAALLDSGDHIVSARSVFGSTHTLFTKYLPKWNIETSYFKVDEVDKAERLIKPETKILYVESPTNPGCDVLDLQYLGDLAKKHNLIFVVDNCFATPYLQQPIKFGADLVIHSATKMIDGQGRVLGGVTVGRSDLVREIYLFARNTGPALSPFNAWVLSKSLETLHVRADRHCENALKVAEFLESHDKVNMVKYPFLKSHPQYEVAKKQMRLGGNIVAFEVKGGIDAGRNFLNAIKMCSLSANLGDTRTIVTHPASTTHSKLAEEDRLEVGITDGLVRCSVGLEHVEDIIADLDQALKA